A stretch of Chitinophaga caeni DNA encodes these proteins:
- a CDS encoding alpha/beta hydrolase has translation MHKKQVFEAGKKAGEASKLLILLHGRGGSAEDIIGITGLLNVEGYSIWAPQATNHTWYPFSFMAAPAENEPWLSSAVDLVHGMIGDAQQLGIPINNIFLLGFSQGACLALECAARKARPYGGVVAFTGGLIGDKLYLDNYSGTFEQTPVFLGSGDPDMHVPVERVNESEAQLSAMGAAVTKKIYPRLGHTINQDEIDTVNSIIFKP, from the coding sequence ATGCATAAAAAACAAGTATTCGAAGCGGGTAAAAAAGCCGGGGAAGCATCGAAATTATTGATATTATTACACGGCAGGGGCGGCAGCGCCGAAGATATTATCGGTATAACCGGCTTGTTAAACGTGGAAGGCTATTCAATCTGGGCGCCGCAGGCCACCAATCATACCTGGTATCCTTTTTCCTTCATGGCCGCGCCTGCTGAAAATGAACCCTGGCTATCGAGCGCAGTTGACTTGGTACACGGCATGATCGGTGATGCCCAACAATTAGGCATCCCGATAAATAATATATTCTTGCTAGGATTTTCGCAAGGTGCTTGCCTGGCCTTGGAATGCGCCGCTAGGAAAGCAAGGCCCTACGGGGGAGTGGTTGCGTTTACTGGCGGATTGATCGGGGATAAATTGTACCTGGACAATTATTCGGGAACCTTCGAGCAAACGCCGGTTTTCCTGGGGTCCGGTGATCCTGATATGCATGTTCCCGTTGAACGGGTTAATGAATCGGAAGCACAATTATCAGCTATGGGCGCCGCGGTAACAAAAAAGATTTATCCGCGCTTGGGGCATACTATTAATCAAGATGAAATAGATACGGTGAATTCCATTATTTTTAAGCCCTAG
- a CDS encoding ring-cleaving dioxygenase has translation MKDTVLGLHHITAIASDAQRNYDFYTKVMGLRLVKKTVNFDDPGTYHFYFGDEVGTPGTILTFFPWEHIKKGYPGTGMATEIAFAIPAGSLGFWKDRFERKRVKHGDYEERFGERFLSFEDPDGLILSLVEPAVEDKRQPWVSDDITADIATRGFHAVTLSLKSIQLTSEILTDILGYKIIAQDGHRYRFATDAVNCASIVDLLADPDGKPGSVMGGTNHHVAFRVKNEEVLMEYRKRVTEHGLNITPKIDRNYFYSLYFREPGGVLFELATDNPGFPVDEPVSELGTHLKLPPQYEPRRADIERVLPRIIE, from the coding sequence ATGAAAGATACTGTTTTAGGTCTGCATCATATTACCGCCATTGCTAGCGATGCCCAAAGAAATTATGATTTTTATACCAAGGTAATGGGCTTGAGGCTTGTTAAAAAGACCGTGAATTTCGATGATCCGGGTACTTATCATTTTTATTTCGGTGATGAAGTGGGTACACCGGGTACCATTCTAACCTTCTTCCCCTGGGAACATATAAAAAAAGGCTATCCCGGTACGGGGATGGCCACGGAGATTGCCTTCGCGATCCCGGCGGGAAGCCTCGGTTTTTGGAAAGATCGTTTTGAACGTAAACGGGTAAAACACGGCGATTACGAAGAACGTTTCGGGGAAAGATTTTTGTCTTTCGAAGATCCTGATGGATTAATTCTTTCACTTGTTGAACCTGCCGTTGAAGATAAGCGGCAGCCTTGGGTTTCAGATGATATAACAGCCGATATTGCCACCCGGGGCTTTCACGCGGTAACCCTCAGTTTGAAAAGTATACAACTTACATCTGAAATTCTGACGGATATACTGGGGTATAAGATAATTGCCCAGGATGGCCACCGGTACAGGTTTGCTACGGATGCGGTAAATTGTGCCTCGATCGTGGACTTATTAGCAGATCCGGACGGTAAACCCGGTTCCGTGATGGGAGGAACGAATCATCATGTTGCTTTCAGGGTGAAAAATGAAGAGGTGCTGATGGAATACCGTAAGCGGGTAACGGAGCATGGTTTGAATATTACGCCAAAAATCGACAGGAATTATTTTTATTCCTTGTACTTCAGGGAGCCCGGTGGGGTGCTGTTTGAATTGGCTACGGATAATCCCGGCTTCCCGGTAGATGAGCCGGTAAGCGAGCTGGGTACACACCTTAAATTACCGCCGCAATACGAACCAAGGAGAGCGGATATAGAAAGAGTTTTACCAAGAATTATCGAATAA
- a CDS encoding DEAD/DEAH box helicase family protein yields MMMHFPEGIRFKYPWRSYQQQVLNELQQHLEDDHLHLVAPPGSGKTVLGLEIALRINKPVLILAPTTTTKEQWIQRFCELFLQVGECPDWISEDIRKPRFMTVVTYQALHAACEKETLDKATVNADLGEMDIIEGLKQAGVACLVADEAHHLRNEWWHTLYKVKKALKPSMIGLTATPPYDVSFAEWERYLLINGPISAEISVPELVKVGELCPHQDYLYLVQPAREEYEKLKEFRERASGLYFELLQEGGLLDALAEHPAIIQPEEQLEWIYSNIKVYLAMIIYLHARQYPLQKIHAKIIGDKDWNIPAMDEVWLAELLTYFLDSRDEFFKPSKDLIKKINAKLHKAGCIERNRIDFNHNISLARMLTSSISKLSAIEDIVQAEYNNLGTSSKIVILTDYIRKEYLVNDSKNDLTLNKMGVIPIFEQLRRNNGTGKRIAVLTGSLVIIPAGLKQDVEALTLSYANAVPSMEALPYDDRYLKLTASGKVAEVIVATLTSIFQAGGIDVLIGTQSLLGEGWDAPGINVLILASNIGSFVTSNQMRGRAIRTSKINPGKTANIWHIACIDITQESGGEDIAIMSRRFDTFVGLHRENNMIRNGLKRLDLPALGDIYSQSGKYNERTFLLANRRDELHERWNDAIRSGSCLVAGMEVPVAAAEKEQQQLKSFHFKSTLRYFLNSAISGLLLYYDLVIRGTLKAMGSRLAGNWLLAISLVLGSGVLLFGGKALKALRLYFKHSDITYELKNIAKTLLLALQEVNLIPNRHSLEDIDILVKKEMDGSLRCYLEHADAHTREIYLDALRELLEPIENPRYIIVRYNRKGRMKAADFHAVPKILGQNKETAETFYLLWRKYVGKCDLCYTRSIPGRELLLKARWKALSNQLQKEAHPFNAWQ; encoded by the coding sequence ATGATGATGCATTTTCCCGAAGGAATACGTTTTAAATACCCCTGGAGAAGTTACCAACAACAAGTTCTGAACGAGTTACAACAACATCTTGAAGATGATCACCTGCACCTCGTGGCACCCCCGGGTTCCGGTAAAACGGTATTAGGTTTGGAAATCGCACTGCGCATCAATAAACCTGTTCTTATACTAGCGCCCACTACCACCACCAAGGAGCAATGGATCCAACGGTTTTGCGAATTATTTCTCCAGGTTGGCGAATGCCCGGACTGGATTTCGGAAGATATCCGCAAACCGCGCTTTATGACCGTCGTAACCTACCAGGCACTGCATGCTGCTTGTGAGAAAGAAACGCTGGATAAAGCTACCGTTAACGCGGACCTGGGCGAAATGGATATCATCGAAGGACTGAAACAGGCAGGAGTAGCTTGCTTGGTAGCGGACGAGGCCCACCATCTTAGGAATGAATGGTGGCATACCTTGTACAAGGTCAAAAAGGCATTGAAGCCGTCCATGATAGGACTTACAGCGACCCCTCCATATGATGTCAGCTTTGCTGAATGGGAACGTTACTTGCTCATTAACGGGCCTATCTCCGCTGAAATTTCCGTACCGGAATTAGTGAAGGTAGGAGAATTATGTCCTCATCAAGATTACCTCTACTTAGTTCAACCCGCAAGGGAAGAATATGAAAAGCTGAAGGAGTTCCGGGAGCGTGCATCCGGCCTGTATTTCGAATTACTCCAAGAGGGCGGTTTGCTGGATGCATTGGCCGAACATCCTGCCATAATCCAACCCGAAGAGCAGTTGGAATGGATATATTCCAATATCAAGGTATACTTGGCCATGATAATTTACTTGCATGCCAGGCAATACCCGCTACAAAAAATTCATGCCAAGATAATTGGTGATAAAGACTGGAATATACCCGCAATGGATGAAGTATGGCTTGCTGAGCTCCTTACATATTTCCTGGATAGCCGGGATGAATTTTTTAAACCCAGCAAGGATTTAATCAAAAAAATAAATGCTAAACTGCATAAAGCCGGTTGTATAGAAAGAAACAGGATAGATTTCAATCATAATATTTCATTGGCCCGGATGCTCACATCCAGTATCTCGAAACTGTCTGCTATCGAAGATATCGTGCAGGCAGAGTATAACAATCTAGGAACTAGTAGCAAGATCGTCATTTTAACTGATTATATCCGGAAGGAATATTTGGTTAACGATTCAAAAAATGACTTGACCCTAAATAAGATGGGAGTGATCCCGATTTTCGAGCAGCTTCGCCGCAATAATGGAACCGGCAAAAGAATAGCTGTGCTTACCGGGAGCTTGGTAATTATCCCGGCAGGTCTGAAGCAGGATGTTGAGGCTTTGACATTAAGTTATGCTAATGCAGTTCCTAGCATGGAGGCGCTACCCTACGATGATCGCTATTTGAAGTTAACGGCTTCCGGGAAGGTTGCCGAAGTGATCGTTGCAACTCTAACGAGTATATTTCAAGCGGGAGGGATCGATGTATTAATCGGCACGCAATCATTACTGGGGGAAGGCTGGGATGCTCCGGGGATCAATGTCTTAATCCTGGCGAGCAATATCGGGTCCTTCGTTACATCTAACCAGATGAGGGGAAGGGCGATCCGGACGAGTAAAATCAATCCCGGTAAAACTGCTAATATCTGGCATATCGCCTGTATTGATATAACGCAAGAATCCGGCGGGGAAGATATTGCTATCATGTCAAGACGCTTCGATACTTTCGTGGGTTTACACCGCGAGAACAATATGATTCGAAACGGGCTGAAAAGATTGGATTTACCTGCCTTGGGTGATATCTATTCCCAATCGGGGAAATATAATGAGCGCACGTTTCTTTTAGCAAACCGCAGGGATGAACTTCATGAAAGGTGGAATGACGCTATCCGTTCGGGCAGTTGCCTCGTGGCGGGAATGGAAGTTCCGGTTGCCGCCGCCGAGAAAGAGCAACAGCAATTAAAATCCTTTCACTTTAAGAGCACCTTGCGGTATTTCCTTAATAGCGCCATATCGGGCTTGTTGTTATATTATGACTTGGTAATCAGGGGAACACTGAAGGCGATGGGGTCAAGGTTGGCAGGAAATTGGCTGCTGGCGATTTCATTGGTACTGGGTTCAGGAGTATTGCTGTTCGGGGGAAAAGCGCTGAAGGCTTTAAGGTTATATTTTAAACACAGTGATATTACGTACGAGCTGAAAAATATCGCCAAAACCTTATTACTTGCTTTACAAGAGGTTAATTTAATTCCGAACAGGCATTCCCTGGAAGATATAGATATCCTTGTAAAGAAGGAAATGGATGGATCATTGCGATGTTACCTGGAGCATGCAGATGCACACACCAGGGAGATATACCTGGATGCCTTAAGGGAACTATTAGAACCCATAGAAAACCCGCGGTACATTATCGTCCGATATAACAGGAAAGGCAGGATGAAGGCAGCGGATTTTCATGCTGTTCCCAAGATTTTAGGACAAAATAAAGAAACTGCGGAAACCTTTTACCTGCTTTGGAGAAAGTACGTAGGTAAATGCGACCTATGCTATACCCGTAGCATTCCGGGCAGGGAATTATTATTAAAAGCCAGGTGGAAAGCACTTTCTAACCAGTTGCAAAAGGAAGCGCATCCGTTTAATGCTTGGCAATAA